In the genome of Raphanus sativus cultivar WK10039 chromosome 9, ASM80110v3, whole genome shotgun sequence, the window ATGTAAAATTTCTAACTAAAAACGTTTATAGTAAAAGCCTAGACCCAATATGATCATGAATGCAGGAAAAaagataagaagaaaaaaaagattttggaGTTTAAAGTCTAGAGGAAGGAACATCCTCCTTATCCCTACAACTGCAGATCTGAAAAGATCAATAAACTAAGAGAAACACATTTTTCCAAGTAAATGTGCCCACCTTAACTTGCAGGGATAAGGAGTGTGACAGGGCTAAAAGACTATTAATGCATGCGGGTGAGTCGCCCAGGCTGCTCATAAACCAATAAGCTCCATGCCCAGGAGATGGATAGGACAAACAAACTCCTCAAAGCTCCCGTGGAAAGCAGCAGCCGGGCGACTTCTATTATCCCGAGAAAAAATGAAACAGCCTAATCTAATTCTCTCATATTGTGATTACAGTTAAACCATACCAAGTCCCCTTGCTGCTACATCAGTAGCAGTCATTATCGGGCTTCTACCGCTCTTAAATTCTGACAAGACACGATCTCTTTCCGTTTGGTTTTTGTCACCGTGTATGGCAAGAGCTGGCCATCCATCCATTCTCAATTGTCTAGTCACTTGATCACAACCTCTCTTTGTCTCCACAAATATTAAGATTTTACTTCCATCCATTAACTGCTTAAGCAGTGTAAGGAGCCTACCAAAAGAGAGTGTCACATAAGCATCATCTCAGAAAATAAAACGCAAGATACAAAATTCGCTTCTTCTCCAGTTGCAGAACAATTTTAGAACCTGGTGTATTTCTCTGGCGTCTGTACAATCTCGATTACTTGGTTAATAGACTGGTTAGCTTTTAGATCTGCTGATCCAATAATGGCCTGTGTTATAACAGTTATATTCAGTACACAAACATAAACAGACCCTATTTAATCATGACAGTATACTATCTGAATAAGTTAACGGAGATATGAAGTAGACCTTACCTTATATGGATCTCGTAGAAACTGCCTGGCGAGAGTTTCAACTTCTCGTGGCCATGTTGCACTCCAAAGCAGTGTTTGTCTATCAGGTCGGATCTGTGAAAGGAAAATGACAACCTCGATTGAAACCATATTGTTTTAAGTAGCAGAACACAAATGCCGAGGCATAAAAGCTATACGTGATAGCTTTGGAGGAAGTAAAAGCATACCTGAGATACAATTTTTCTAATTTGGGGTTCAAATCCCATGTCTAACATTCTGTCAGCCTCATCCAAGACAAGGTAAGTCACCCTCTTCAAATTAGTGTGTTGGCACTCCAACATATCGATCAAACGACCGGGTGTAGCAATCACAATCTCAACACCTGATAAGACAAATGTGATTCTTAAAGTTCCATGTTCCATCAAAGAACCAGATATGAAAAGCTACAATATTGCAATGAGAAGAATGAACCTCTTCTGAGATCGTGAATCTGACGTCCTTTAGGAGCACCACCATAGATGCAAGTGCTTCTAACACCAGATCGCAGCCCGAACTTCCTTGACTCCTCTTGAATCTGAACTGCCAATTCTCTGGTGGGCGCCAATATTAAAACGATGGGTCCATCATCTTGGCCTattaaaaatcatcaacaatACAAATAAGTAAACAAACATGTTCCAAACAGTCATCAATGTATTGTTGTAAAGAATACTCACCCAAACGAGGTTGTGCACTAACGTGGACCAACGCTGGCAACAAGTAAGCCAAAGTCTTACCAGAGCCAGTCTCAGCAATACCAATCAAATCCCTACCCTTCAAAGCCATTGGCCATCCCTGAGCTTGTATCGGTGTCGGCTCAGTAAATCCCAGCTTAGCAATTGCGTCGAGTATATTATCTATCAGACATATAACCAAAGAGAGATAAGTCCACCAAAACTAAACCACTAAACCAcgaacaaaacatataaaaaaataagcatAACTAGAGAGTGTTAGGTGAACAAAGCAGCATACTTGCACTCACTAGAGAACAGGTGATAAAATAGAGAACTTTACAAAATCAAACCACTACACTAAGAAGTAAGAACAAACTAAGTCACATTAACCAATCATGAACAGGAGAAAAACACTTATGACCATTATTAACCAATCCAAATCAGTTACCTGGAAAGTTAGCATCTTGGAACATCTTAATAGGCTTAGGAACATCACGCCCTTCAACAGATATATCCTTCTCGGTCCTATACATCGCAACATCCTCCTCCGTCATCGCCATCACAGCATCGCTCTCCACGTAGAAATTCTTCTCGAAACGAACAAGATTCCCAAAACTCTGCTTCGGGAGAGAAACGTTATCCAGCTCTCTTTTATTACCCGATCCGCCgcgtcctcctcctccgccgtatCCACCCCTCACACCCCCGTACCCGCCGTAACCTCCTCTTCCTCCGCCGCGACCTACGTTGAAGCCAGCGCTAGGCGGGTGGAAGGACGGGTAATGACCATAGCCGTAACCGTCCCCGGACATTACGGGAGCCTGTCTGTATCCACCACCCccgcctccgccgccgccggtgTAGCGTGGATTGTAGGGTGCGGCGGAAGGATCCATCGGCTGAGAGGAACGAGCCGGGGCGGCgctacagagagagagaaatgaaaCAAAATGGGTTACGGTTTACAGTTACGGTTACAGATCGAAGGAAACGAAATTGGAATTGATCTTTTTCACTTACGGGGAGCGTTGACGATACGAATTGGGATCAGCGAATCTACGATCATGGGAGCTCATCGTAGCTTTTGGAtcgttaagtttttttttttttgttagcgTAAGCTTTGAATCGAATTGGATGCTGAAGAGGAGAGAGTGCAGCGCAGCTAGAGAGAGATACGTAAGGGACCGCAAAGGTAAATAAGCGAAGATACTTATACGATACGTTCTTTAGACTGTAAATTTCCCAGATTAGAAACCCTAACTTTCACCGtggtttattttgttttgtttttattaaagcgcgaatttgatttattttttgcGGTAATTAGATAAATGGGCCATGACTGATCACTTAATGGGCTGTAATGGTTGGACAGAACTAATATGTGTGTCCTCTTTATTGGAGGTAAAGTGGTAAACCCAAGTGCTCAACAGTGTGGAGAGTTGAACATACTTTTTTAGGgatataaacaatttattaaaaactttaatttttcttcttcttttttgcaaTTCGAGAAAcaagaattatatttattaattcttaAATTTTTAGAGACAAATTGAATGTTTCAATAGAATATACCCGGAGCTAACTAAGTAATACTCTGAAATCAATTATTATTTGCATACGGTTCAAAATTTTCATACTAACTATTGGAATCTTTAGACTTGCAATAGTACATGTATTAGGAATCATATCATAATATGCTTTTTCCAAACAATTGGAAAAGTATTTTCTTTGACTTGACCAGAGTTTCTCTTAATGAAATCGAGCCATTTTTATATGTCATATTAAGAAACTACATGGCCTACAAAGTCAGACTCGGCATAACTTACCTTTGAAACATAACAAAGCTAGTAGCCAAGGAAGATCCTACTAAatgcaaaagaagaagaaaaaaaacaatatatttgataaatcaATTTTCATGTGATTTTAGTACATATAAAGATTGTGATTGGTGAAGAATCAGCATccaataattttgtaattaattttttagatattatatttcttattttcaatGGCATTTAACTAGAGAATATTCGGTTTTCCATAACATGAATTGTCCAAAATACCCATAAAAGGTTCAACTAATTTCAAATTCTTCATACGCGTTGGGTCCCACCTTTGATGTCACTCCCTCCCTATAAAAGCCAACCATCTGCAACCTTTCTACTCGGTTTAAGACaccaaagaaacaaataaaaaactctCACAAatcctgcaaacaaaaaaagagcTCAAGCAACTAAACCCTAACAATGGTGGTGGCCGTTGATGCAAACGAGAAGAACAGTGGAAACAATCTTAAGTTTCTATGCAGTTACGGCGGCAGAATCCTCCCTCGTTCCACCGACGGGAAGCTCCGTTACGTCGGCGGTCACACCAGAGTCCTCTCCGTCGATCGTTCCATCTCTTGCGAAGGTTCGTCTCGTTTTACATCACTTCAATCTATGTTTATAATCAAAATCcaaattgattttgattttatttttctctctcaCAGAGCTAACGAAGAAACTATTTGAATTCTGCGGATACTCCGTCGATCTCCGATGTCAGTTACCTAACGGCGATCTCGAGACTCTGATCTCCGTCAAATCGGACGAGGAGCTAACGAACATCGTCGAGGAGTACGACGACGGAGCTAAGATCCGAGCCGTTCTATCTCCTCCGCTTAGTCATAAATCGCCGTCGTCTTCAAGCAACGGCGGCCGGTCTCCGGAATCTCCGTTCTCCGTCACGCCTTCCCCGCCGAACTCACCGCCGTTTGCGTCGTACGGGAGGTATCCACAGTCTCGGTATTGTTTACCTCCCGCGGTGGATCTCGCGAGAAGATTGAATCAAAGATCGTATTGCCACGCTTGTCGTTTGCACAAAGGCTCTAGGCTCATCTGGCACTGAGTGAAAACTTCGAATACGATCGATCATACAACAGACGAAGAaggaaatttaaataaaaccggaaaaattaagaaaattaagaaaattgaaaattttgcgatgtgtttgttttgagaagtgaagaaaattaattttttttttccgtttcCAATTGATTTTGGGAGACGTGAGTTCAGCGGTGAAATTAATTTAGACGGAGAACgagacggaaaaaaaaaatttggtctGGGGCCGTTACAAACAGTTAGAGTTGGCGTTACCACGTGTTTGCAGGTAAGACGTTGTTTTTATATACGTGATACGTGGCGAACACTGAGAGATTTTGGCGTGTCTCTGTCGGAGATTTACACGCGTTGTAGGCTAGTGGATTCGTTAGTTCAGACGTATCAGcattgtttaaatttattttacttaacgaggttcatttttgtttttggctTCACTGATAATGACAGaagtaattattttattgtttcaatTTTTAGTCCCACTTGAGTACTCTCTTGATTACATTTTTGTTCTAGATCTTTTCACATggattaaaaatcattattttttatattttgttcataataatattattttctttagttATGGTTAtggtaattaatatttaatatagtaaaaagtgagtatttaaaaaaaaaaaactactgtatcaaataaaatattgaaaacataaataacatttaaagtgaaataaattttaaaaatggtaGTTAGTACTGTACTTAGTACAAAACGAAGGGAATAATATTAAAGTCTATTTGATTAATCAGCATAAGAGAGAGACAACATTGTAAATTTGTTAAGCGTATTTTTGTTGACTTCCAATTTCCCTGCGACTTGGGAAAGAGACAGACCGAAGACTAAAGAATGGAGAGTTTGGTGAGTAACTTGTTCCACTCGCTTAAATTATAATTGAAAACTTGTACCACACAAAAGAAATGCCACAAGTTAGGTGTTGCTGTTCAATAATAATAAGAGAATGACCTTTGGAGTAGGAGCAGTACCACACACATCCCTGTTTTCTTCTTAAActaatacttttgtttttttcttttggttgaaAAATCAATCACACACAGTACACAAAATTGGGTTCTCTTTTCACATTACTTTTCTGCCAATATATGTTCTTTAAATTTTTGGCAAACTAGATCTTTCTGCGGTGTCAAGTTAAACATTTTTAAGGTAAAAAATGAACATCATGAAACCAAGACAACTAATAATAGTCCATGACTAGAATTCTGAAGCCGAAACGCTTGAACCTGTTCCGAACAAAAGGAAAAACTAGCTTCCAAAGTCACAATCACAACTGTTTTGGCACCGTAAGATTTAAAAAATGTATCCTCAAAATCAAAGCTAATagtcttttttgtttgtttgctcGAGGATTGCTTAACCGGTTTCTTGCTCGAATTCTTCTTCATCTGATTCCTCTGCATTgtctccatcatcatcatcgtcatctgCTTCATTATCGTCTTCTTCTTGATGGTTGTCAACGACTGGTTTTCCAATCACGCGTAAGCTAGGACTCATTTTTCTGATCTCGTTGCACTGCAACCAAAACCAAGACACAACAAGAGTTCACTTTAGCATTCACTAAACACAAAACACTGAAACAGTATATGCTTATACTCAAATGTGAAACGATCTGCCTTAAAACCCATCTCGATTTGTCAGTTACCAACAAAACCACCTTCATCAAAATTCGAAATCAAACTCAAAAGACTAGTCCTTTATAATCTCTCAACCCATCAGCAAATCTCAGTTTCAAAACCCAGAACTCATCATTCACGATCGTCACTCGTTTCATGTTTACGGGATCAAAGAGCTGATTTTGCCCAATTAATTACGTCTCCAGTGATAAGCTGAAACTACAATAAAAGGATATacagagaagagaagatagACCTTTTCTTCGAACTCAGCTTCTTCCATGGCGAGAAGAATCTCTTCGTTCTGAGGCTGAGGCCACTGTATAGGTAGCAGATGCGACGCCGGAGTCGTCTTCGTCGATGACGGAAACTGACTCATCAACGTCGGAAACTGTAACATTATTTTCTctcttaagaaaaaaagaaactgtaAAATTCGAAGGTCTAATGACAATCATCAAAAACGCTGCGTATTGGGGGTTATGAACACGCAAGGACTCGGGCTTTATTTAATACTATTGGGCTTTCACCCACGTAGcctattaaaaagtttaaaacagaATTATTGGTCCGTCTATTTCACACTTATTGTTCGTCTACTGTACTGTATAGGGCTAGTACTGTACACATAAGCAACATATGtgtgttgttcaaaaaaaaatcaggaacGTATGTGAAACACAAAGCACTTGTCCTATACTCGCATgcatttgaatttaaattttttcaacGCTTGTTTTTATACTAGGATTacatattatgaaaaatattaaataaataactcTACAGctgataattatatttattttataaagattattgTTTGACTAGACCACCTTAAACAGTTTTATAAAGATCCATGTCTAACAATTCTACTAActattttacccaaaaaaaaacaatgcatACCATTTTTTCTCATTTAACCTGAATAATCCGCCTTATCTAATATTTGAAATTCGAAACTTAATAGTGTATAAGTATTAATCAcctgttgaacaaaaaaaaaagtattaatcACCTCACTTGGGCTTCCACATATGCCGTTTAGAAGAAATAAAGCATATAGTGGTGGATGTAGTGATGGTCTTTGCTTTATATATTGTAGAAGACTTAATTTTCAAGCCAAGGCCCATTTGGGCCACA includes:
- the LOC108825629 gene encoding uncharacterized protein LOC108825629 yields the protein MVVAVDANEKNSGNNLKFLCSYGGRILPRSTDGKLRYVGGHTRVLSVDRSISCEELTKKLFEFCGYSVDLRCQLPNGDLETLISVKSDEELTNIVEEYDDGAKIRAVLSPPLSHKSPSSSSNGGRSPESPFSVTPSPPNSPPFASYGRYPQSRYCLPPAVDLARRLNQRSYCHACRLHKGSRLIWH
- the LOC108828715 gene encoding DEAD-box ATP-dependent RNA helicase 30 yields the protein MSSHDRRFADPNSYRQRSPAAPARSSQPMDPSAAPYNPRYTGGGGGGGGGYRQAPVMSGDGYGYGHYPSFHPPSAGFNVGRGGGRGGYGGYGGVRGGYGGGGGRGGSGNKRELDNVSLPKQSFGNLVRFEKNFYVESDAVMAMTEEDVAMYRTEKDISVEGRDVPKPIKMFQDANFPDNILDAIAKLGFTEPTPIQAQGWPMALKGRDLIGIAETGSGKTLAYLLPALVHVSAQPRLGQDDGPIVLILAPTRELAVQIQEESRKFGLRSGVRSTCIYGGAPKGRQIHDLRRGVEIVIATPGRLIDMLECQHTNLKRVTYLVLDEADRMLDMGFEPQIRKIVSQIRPDRQTLLWSATWPREVETLARQFLRDPYKAIIGSADLKANQSINQVIEIVQTPEKYTRLLTLLKQLMDGSKILIFVETKRGCDQVTRQLRMDGWPALAIHGDKNQTERDRVLSEFKSGRSPIMTATDVAARGLDVKDIKCVVNYDFPTSLEDYIHRIGRTGRAGAKGMAMTFFTHDNAKFARELIKILQEAGQVVPPTLSALVRSSGGGGGGGGGRSFRSRGGGRGGFGDKRPRSTSNFVPHGGKRTW
- the LOC108826340 gene encoding uncharacterized protein LOC108826340 encodes the protein MLQFPTLMSQFPSSTKTTPASHLLPIQWPQPQNEEILLAMEEAEFEEKCNEIRKMSPSLRVIGKPVVDNHQEEDDNEADDDDDDGDNAEESDEEEFEQETG